A section of the Pseudorasbora parva isolate DD20220531a chromosome 2, ASM2467924v1, whole genome shotgun sequence genome encodes:
- the aatka gene encoding serine/threonine-protein kinase LMTK1 isoform X3 yields the protein MVQVQHLKSTDLGRHSLLYIKEMGHGWFGKVLLGEVNAGLSSTQVVVKELKASASVQEQMQFLEEVQPYRVLQHPALLQCLSQCSEVTPYLLVMEHCPLGDVKGYLRSCRATDSVTPDPLILQRMACEIASGLLYLHKHNYIHSDLALRNCLLTSELAVKIGDYGLSHSKYKDDYYVTADQIWVPLRWIAPELIDEVHGNLLVVDQTKASNVWSLGVTIWELFELGNQPYRHYSDRQVLTYAVKEQQLKLPKPLLKVPLCERWYEVMQFCWLQSEQRPVVEEVHLLLSYLCAKGTTEAEEDFEQRWNSLRPSLGSNSSHRTPAPEVASSTSSSFPLLEHFSMADSFQSENGDDILTVTETSHGLNFEYKWEQAQAEQPYCSSSASGPLGKNNPHYQDVYYPLSNSKGTCKGESLPLGVSPSYYGSDHPGVVPVLSAHSPSVSSEYYIRIEEPVECNINLEETNLDYSPRVEASNSSMYSTDRRSPVGSQPNSYWSAAKESISNDYDSDSSLNMEPLQRRVPNLVETSQSESYFSSNDRQNLQCEESPQAEPDVHLIRGYSSDSNQQRRGSGSLCHRLEAVEESPLGISVSLSSPSLAYCDPYLESNQRTAERSMANEAYYDMMGPMQKSVPRPHYMSIDIDAGDGLLLGMGSANPEDDDDLFSQNMLTNWNSNHSANNNSLSDRTQAVGFRDAYLDLRHPTPSSHVESLKTRALETSNSCTYNCIDSLKVHSYMEATDSTPTTSNLHTDSEGGEYLHLCPEGTQDVESSSKCHSVTESQHINTRQKNIAHKHIKNNTSDFHVGGYSRTNPSTLPKDIVVTTENMLLETRISPAQNMKLETGGSAGVFVKMVSCPKDLPKSVSECNHLTDSGMVPNYSSISLVEINDCTDIPSGVLTDYPLDYAEVGNIELTHRPLQRETGSRHCEDIINLASSSSPCEAFSPDSYHTSIQPKSLDSGYDTENNESPEFILKDLDGNPTLSTSVESDECDMVLQMDLDEDVNVMLLHPPSSHTPLISLGERNQYRDSAYFSDYDVENDKSPSEGGSNFFNRQDEEDIFELKAENEGSEKTVRKEGHSMECEHGNNISVTKDNNFALNAHKMCLKKTNPNSSPTLVPMISMLSPFPPEMGGCLTKEATPDDGIGLESDHSGEEPNTECYSSTVSEGSSSTQEASGVEEPSNGDFRDFSSAESLGSDCIIVDFSGEIIQTEEQEACNKGDNPELPREGHNEEKEDEDSVEKCGIGQAFSQSKRDDSLESVLPALPEDLDVPAPLGNGEDGDEEDSEDSDESDEELRSYNIQEQSDESDDEFPVVPVIVSDRSSVRHLRSLLKMPSILTQSFCDELESKKKAVSFFDDVTVFLFDQESPTGELGDYSFPVEVEPNGQASEVELPQPQDRVTAPEESPGRNFSEESGAFEWQDDFPLMPSPSSSEPGSDEITTPPNSPVKSPDEKPAPLSRFSVSRFSITHVSDSDVDSMGGNSENGAQE from the exons ATGGTTCAAG TTCAGCACCTGAAGTCTACAGATCTCGGACGCCACAGCCTCCTCTACATAAAAGAAATGGGACATGGCTGGTTTGGCAAG GTTTTGCTGGGGGAGGTGAATGCTGGACTCAGCTCCACACAGGTGGTGGTTAAGGAGCTGAAGGCCAGTGCCAGTGTACAGGAGCAGATGCAGTTCCTGGAAGAGGTCCAACCTTACCG GGTGCTCCAGCATCCAGCCCTTCTGCAGTGTCTGTCCCAGTGTTCAGAAGTCACGCCCTACCTGCTGGTTATGGAGCACTGTCCCCTG GGTGATGTTAAAGGATATCTACGTAGCTGTCGGGCCACCGACTCAGTGACCCCTGACCCTTTGATCCTCCAGCGGATGGCATGCGAGATTGCTTCTGGTCTGCTGTACCTTCACAAACACAATTACATTCACAG TGACCTGGCCCTCAGGAACTGCCTGTTGACCTCAGAGCTGGCAGTGAAAATTGGAGACTATGGCCTCAGCCACAGTAAGTACAAG GATGACTATTATGTAACAGCAGATCAAATATGGGTTCCTTTACGCTGGATTGCCCCTGAACTTATTGATGAAGTCCACGGCAATCTCTTAGTTGTGGACCAAACCAAAGCCAGCAATGTCTG GTCACTGGGTGTGACAATATGGGAGTTGTTTGAACTGGGGAACCAGCCTTACAGGCACTATTCTGATAGGCAGGTTTTAACATATGCTGTAAAGGAACAGCAGCTCAAACTGCCAAAGCCCCTGCTGAAAGTGCCTCTGTGTGAACGCTG gtatgaggtaatgcagttCTGTTGGCTGCAGTCTGAGCAGAGACCTGTCGTGGAGGAAGTCCATCTACTGCTAAGTTATCTGTGTGCTAAGGGTACCACTGAGGCTGAAGAAGACTTTGAGCAGCGCTGGAACTCTCTCAGGCCAAGTCTGGGCTCCAACAGCTCTCACAGGACACCTGCACCTGAAGTAGCTTCTTCAACTTCCTCTTCATTTCCTCTACTTGAACACTTCTCTATGGCAGACAGCTTCCAGTCTGAGAATGGGGACGATATATTGACAGTAACTGAGACCAGCCATGGGCTCAACTTTGAGTATAAATGGGAGCAGGCACAAGCCGAGCAGCCCTACTGCTCCTCTTCAGCTAGTGGACCATTGGGAAAGAATAATCCCCATTACCAGGATGTGTATTATCCACTCAGCAACTCCAAAGGTACCTGCAAGGGAGAGAGTCTCCCTCTCGGGGTCTCTCCATCCTACTATGGGTCAGACCATCCAGGGGTGGTTCCAGTGCTGAGTGCACACAGCCCCTCAGTAAGTAGTGAGTACTACATCCGCATTGAGGAACCAGTTGAGTGCAACATTAACTTAGAAGAAACCAATCTTGATTACAGCCCGAGAGTTGAAGCCAGCAACAGCAGCATGTATTCTACGGACAGAAGGAGCCCCGTTGGGTCTCAGCCAAACAGCTACTGGTCAGCAGCTAAAGAATCCATCAGTAATGATTATGATTCAGATAGTAGCCTAAACATGGAGCCACTCCAAAGAAGAGTTCCAAACTTGGTAGAGACTAGCCAGTCAGAATCATATTTCTCTTCTAATGACAGGCAAAATTTACAGTGTGAAGAGTCACCTCAAGCAGAGCCAGATGTTCATTTGATAAGAGGGTATAGTTCAGACTCTAATCAGCAGAGAAGAGGGTCGGGAAGTCTCTGCCATAGACTGGAGGCGGTAGAGGAGAGCCCACTTGGCATTTCAGTCTCTCTTAGTAGTCCCAGCTTGGCTTATTGTGATCCATACCTTGAGTCTAACCAGAGAACTGCAGAAAGAAGTATGGCCAATGAGGCCTATTATGACATGATGGGCCCCATGCAAAAGAGTGTTCCCAGACCCCACTACATGAGTATTGATATTGATGCTGGTGATGGCCTTCTTTTGGGGATGGGGAGTGCCAATccagaagatgatgatgatctgTTTTCTCAGAACATGTTGACTAACTGGAACTCCAACCACTCAGCAAACAACAACAGTTTAAGTGATCGTACACAAGCTGTGGGTTTTCGAGATGCATATCTTGATTTACGTCATCCAACACCCTCTTCTCATGTCGAGAGTTTGAAAACAAGAGCTTTGGAAACAAGCAACAGTTGTACATATAATTGCATTGATTCTCTCAAAGTCCACTCGTACATGGAAGCCACAGATAGTACACCCACCACTAGCAACCTTCACACTGACTCAGAGGGTGGTGAGTACCTACATTTATGCCCTGAAGGTACTCAGGATGTTGAATCATCTTCCAAATGTCATTCTGTCACAGAAAGTCAACATATTAATACACGGCAGAAGAACATTGCTCATAAACATATCAAAAACAATACATCAGACTTCCATGTAGGAGGTTACAGCAGAACAAATCCATCAACTCTTCCAAAAGATATTGTAGTGACTACAGAAAACATGTTACTCGAGACAAGGATATCCCCTGCACAAAATATGAAACTTGAGACTGGTGGTTCTGCTGGAGTGTTTGTAAAAATGGTGTCATGCCCTAAGGATCTGCCTAAGAGTGTCTCAGAGTGTAACCATTTGACAGACAGCGGGATGGTGCCCAACTACTCCAGTATCAGTCTGGTGGAAATTAATGACTGCACTGATATCCCCTCTGGAGTTCTTACAGATTATCCCTTGGACTATGCAGAGGTGGGCAATATTGAACTGACTCATAGACCGTTACAGCGGGAGACTGGGTCCAGACACTGTGAGGACATAATTAATCTTGCCTCTAGCAGCAGTCCATGTGAGGCCTTCAGCCCCGATAGTTATCACACATCCATTCAGCCGAAGTCCCTAGACAGTGGCTATGACACAGAGAACAATGAATCCCCAGAGTTTATCCTGAAAGACCTTGATGGGAATCCAACCCTTAGCACCAGTGTAGAATCAGATGAGTGTGACATGGTGCTCCAGATGGACCTAGATGAAGATGTCAATGTAATGCTCCTGCATCCACCCAGCAGTCATACACCACTGATCAGCCTTGGTGAGAGGAATCAGTACAGAGACTCTGCTTATTTTTCTGACTATGACGTGGAGAACGACAAGAGCCCCAGTGAAGGGGGTAGCAACTTTTTCAATCGCCAAGATGAGGAAGATATCTTTGAGCTCAAAGCGGAAAATGAGGGCTCAGAAAAGACAGTTAGGAAAGAAGGACATAGCATGGAGTGTGAGCATGGAAATAACATCTCTGTGACAAAGGACAACAATTTTGCCCTTAATGCTCATAAAATGTGTCTTAAAAAGACAAATCCAAATTCATCACCTACACTGGTTCCGATGATTTCCATGCTTTCTCCCTTTCCTCCAGAGATGGGGGGATGCTTGACAAAGGAGGCAACTCCAGATGATGGTATTGGGCTGGAATCTGATCACTCTGGAGAGGAACCAAACACTGAATGCTACTCTTCCACAGTGTCTGAAGGTTCTTCCTCGACACAGGAGGCATCGGGTGTGGAGGAGCCGTCTAACGGAGATTTCAGAGATTTTTCCTCAGCAGAGTCACTAGGTTCAGATTGTATCATAGTAGACTTCAGTGGGGAGATAATCCAAACAGAGGAGCAAGAGGCCTGTAACAAAGGGGACAATCCAGAGCTTCCAAGGGAAGGACACAATGAGGAAAAGGAAGATGAGGATTCAGTGGAAAAATGTGGCATAGGTCAAGCCTTTTCACAATCAAAGCGTGATGATTCCTTGGAGAGCGTTCTACCAGCCTTGCCAGAAGACCTTGATGTCCCAGCTCCACTGGGGAACGGAGAAGATGGAGATGAGGAGGATTCTGAGGATAGTGATGAGTCCGATGAAGAACTTCGTAGCTACAACATACAGGAGCAGAGTGATGAAAGTGATGACGAGTTCCCCGTGGTGCCTGTCATTGTGAGCGACCGTAGCAGTGTGCGGCATCTACGCAGCCTCCTCAAAATGCCCTCCATACTTACGCAGTCCTTCTGCGATGAACTGGAGAGCAAGAAAAAAGCGGTGTCATTCTTTGATGATGTCACTGTGTTTCTGTTCGACCAG GAGAGCCCCACAGGTGAGCTTGGGGACTACAGTTTTCCTGTGGAGGTAGAACCTAACGGCCAGGCTTCAGAAGTGGAGCTTCCACAACCCCAAGATAGGGTCACTGCCCCTGAGGAGTCACCAGGAAGGAATTTCTCAGAAGAAA GTGGTGCGTTTGAGTGGCAAGATGATTTTCCGTTGATGCCAAGTCCTTCATCATCTGAACCTGGCTCTGATGAAATTACAACTCCACCCAACTCTCCCGTCAAGTCTCCAGATGAAAAACCAGCACCGCTTTCCCGATTTAGCGTCTCTCGTTTCTCCATTACGCATGTGTCAGACTCTGATGTGGACTCCATGGGAG GTAACAGTGAGAATGGAGCCCAGGAGTAA
- the aatka gene encoding serine/threonine-protein kinase LMTK1 isoform X1 gives MRASEFVVVMSSVLFNPSFAFSSHFDPGGSPLSELSWPSSLAVVAVSFSGLFTFVFLMLACLCCKKGDISFKEFENTEGEEGQANLSSLASPSSQNDPEVYILPLTEVSLPVSKQPNKSFQHLKSTDLGRHSLLYIKEMGHGWFGKVLLGEVNAGLSSTQVVVKELKASASVQEQMQFLEEVQPYRVLQHPALLQCLSQCSEVTPYLLVMEHCPLGDVKGYLRSCRATDSVTPDPLILQRMACEIASGLLYLHKHNYIHSDLALRNCLLTSELAVKIGDYGLSHSKYKDDYYVTADQIWVPLRWIAPELIDEVHGNLLVVDQTKASNVWSLGVTIWELFELGNQPYRHYSDRQVLTYAVKEQQLKLPKPLLKVPLCERWYEVMQFCWLQSEQRPVVEEVHLLLSYLCAKGTTEAEEDFEQRWNSLRPSLGSNSSHRTPAPEVASSTSSSFPLLEHFSMADSFQSENGDDILTVTETSHGLNFEYKWEQAQAEQPYCSSSASGPLGKNNPHYQDVYYPLSNSKGTCKGESLPLGVSPSYYGSDHPGVVPVLSAHSPSVSSEYYIRIEEPVECNINLEETNLDYSPRVEASNSSMYSTDRRSPVGSQPNSYWSAAKESISNDYDSDSSLNMEPLQRRVPNLVETSQSESYFSSNDRQNLQCEESPQAEPDVHLIRGYSSDSNQQRRGSGSLCHRLEAVEESPLGISVSLSSPSLAYCDPYLESNQRTAERSMANEAYYDMMGPMQKSVPRPHYMSIDIDAGDGLLLGMGSANPEDDDDLFSQNMLTNWNSNHSANNNSLSDRTQAVGFRDAYLDLRHPTPSSHVESLKTRALETSNSCTYNCIDSLKVHSYMEATDSTPTTSNLHTDSEGGEYLHLCPEGTQDVESSSKCHSVTESQHINTRQKNIAHKHIKNNTSDFHVGGYSRTNPSTLPKDIVVTTENMLLETRISPAQNMKLETGGSAGVFVKMVSCPKDLPKSVSECNHLTDSGMVPNYSSISLVEINDCTDIPSGVLTDYPLDYAEVGNIELTHRPLQRETGSRHCEDIINLASSSSPCEAFSPDSYHTSIQPKSLDSGYDTENNESPEFILKDLDGNPTLSTSVESDECDMVLQMDLDEDVNVMLLHPPSSHTPLISLGERNQYRDSAYFSDYDVENDKSPSEGGSNFFNRQDEEDIFELKAENEGSEKTVRKEGHSMECEHGNNISVTKDNNFALNAHKMCLKKTNPNSSPTLVPMISMLSPFPPEMGGCLTKEATPDDGIGLESDHSGEEPNTECYSSTVSEGSSSTQEASGVEEPSNGDFRDFSSAESLGSDCIIVDFSGEIIQTEEQEACNKGDNPELPREGHNEEKEDEDSVEKCGIGQAFSQSKRDDSLESVLPALPEDLDVPAPLGNGEDGDEEDSEDSDESDEELRSYNIQEQSDESDDEFPVVPVIVSDRSSVRHLRSLLKMPSILTQSFCDELESKKKAVSFFDDVTVFLFDQESPTGELGDYSFPVEVEPNGQASEVELPQPQDRVTAPEESPGRNFSEESGAFEWQDDFPLMPSPSSSEPGSDEITTPPNSPVKSPDEKPAPLSRFSVSRFSITHVSDSDVDSMGGNSENGAQE, from the exons TTCAGCACCTGAAGTCTACAGATCTCGGACGCCACAGCCTCCTCTACATAAAAGAAATGGGACATGGCTGGTTTGGCAAG GTTTTGCTGGGGGAGGTGAATGCTGGACTCAGCTCCACACAGGTGGTGGTTAAGGAGCTGAAGGCCAGTGCCAGTGTACAGGAGCAGATGCAGTTCCTGGAAGAGGTCCAACCTTACCG GGTGCTCCAGCATCCAGCCCTTCTGCAGTGTCTGTCCCAGTGTTCAGAAGTCACGCCCTACCTGCTGGTTATGGAGCACTGTCCCCTG GGTGATGTTAAAGGATATCTACGTAGCTGTCGGGCCACCGACTCAGTGACCCCTGACCCTTTGATCCTCCAGCGGATGGCATGCGAGATTGCTTCTGGTCTGCTGTACCTTCACAAACACAATTACATTCACAG TGACCTGGCCCTCAGGAACTGCCTGTTGACCTCAGAGCTGGCAGTGAAAATTGGAGACTATGGCCTCAGCCACAGTAAGTACAAG GATGACTATTATGTAACAGCAGATCAAATATGGGTTCCTTTACGCTGGATTGCCCCTGAACTTATTGATGAAGTCCACGGCAATCTCTTAGTTGTGGACCAAACCAAAGCCAGCAATGTCTG GTCACTGGGTGTGACAATATGGGAGTTGTTTGAACTGGGGAACCAGCCTTACAGGCACTATTCTGATAGGCAGGTTTTAACATATGCTGTAAAGGAACAGCAGCTCAAACTGCCAAAGCCCCTGCTGAAAGTGCCTCTGTGTGAACGCTG gtatgaggtaatgcagttCTGTTGGCTGCAGTCTGAGCAGAGACCTGTCGTGGAGGAAGTCCATCTACTGCTAAGTTATCTGTGTGCTAAGGGTACCACTGAGGCTGAAGAAGACTTTGAGCAGCGCTGGAACTCTCTCAGGCCAAGTCTGGGCTCCAACAGCTCTCACAGGACACCTGCACCTGAAGTAGCTTCTTCAACTTCCTCTTCATTTCCTCTACTTGAACACTTCTCTATGGCAGACAGCTTCCAGTCTGAGAATGGGGACGATATATTGACAGTAACTGAGACCAGCCATGGGCTCAACTTTGAGTATAAATGGGAGCAGGCACAAGCCGAGCAGCCCTACTGCTCCTCTTCAGCTAGTGGACCATTGGGAAAGAATAATCCCCATTACCAGGATGTGTATTATCCACTCAGCAACTCCAAAGGTACCTGCAAGGGAGAGAGTCTCCCTCTCGGGGTCTCTCCATCCTACTATGGGTCAGACCATCCAGGGGTGGTTCCAGTGCTGAGTGCACACAGCCCCTCAGTAAGTAGTGAGTACTACATCCGCATTGAGGAACCAGTTGAGTGCAACATTAACTTAGAAGAAACCAATCTTGATTACAGCCCGAGAGTTGAAGCCAGCAACAGCAGCATGTATTCTACGGACAGAAGGAGCCCCGTTGGGTCTCAGCCAAACAGCTACTGGTCAGCAGCTAAAGAATCCATCAGTAATGATTATGATTCAGATAGTAGCCTAAACATGGAGCCACTCCAAAGAAGAGTTCCAAACTTGGTAGAGACTAGCCAGTCAGAATCATATTTCTCTTCTAATGACAGGCAAAATTTACAGTGTGAAGAGTCACCTCAAGCAGAGCCAGATGTTCATTTGATAAGAGGGTATAGTTCAGACTCTAATCAGCAGAGAAGAGGGTCGGGAAGTCTCTGCCATAGACTGGAGGCGGTAGAGGAGAGCCCACTTGGCATTTCAGTCTCTCTTAGTAGTCCCAGCTTGGCTTATTGTGATCCATACCTTGAGTCTAACCAGAGAACTGCAGAAAGAAGTATGGCCAATGAGGCCTATTATGACATGATGGGCCCCATGCAAAAGAGTGTTCCCAGACCCCACTACATGAGTATTGATATTGATGCTGGTGATGGCCTTCTTTTGGGGATGGGGAGTGCCAATccagaagatgatgatgatctgTTTTCTCAGAACATGTTGACTAACTGGAACTCCAACCACTCAGCAAACAACAACAGTTTAAGTGATCGTACACAAGCTGTGGGTTTTCGAGATGCATATCTTGATTTACGTCATCCAACACCCTCTTCTCATGTCGAGAGTTTGAAAACAAGAGCTTTGGAAACAAGCAACAGTTGTACATATAATTGCATTGATTCTCTCAAAGTCCACTCGTACATGGAAGCCACAGATAGTACACCCACCACTAGCAACCTTCACACTGACTCAGAGGGTGGTGAGTACCTACATTTATGCCCTGAAGGTACTCAGGATGTTGAATCATCTTCCAAATGTCATTCTGTCACAGAAAGTCAACATATTAATACACGGCAGAAGAACATTGCTCATAAACATATCAAAAACAATACATCAGACTTCCATGTAGGAGGTTACAGCAGAACAAATCCATCAACTCTTCCAAAAGATATTGTAGTGACTACAGAAAACATGTTACTCGAGACAAGGATATCCCCTGCACAAAATATGAAACTTGAGACTGGTGGTTCTGCTGGAGTGTTTGTAAAAATGGTGTCATGCCCTAAGGATCTGCCTAAGAGTGTCTCAGAGTGTAACCATTTGACAGACAGCGGGATGGTGCCCAACTACTCCAGTATCAGTCTGGTGGAAATTAATGACTGCACTGATATCCCCTCTGGAGTTCTTACAGATTATCCCTTGGACTATGCAGAGGTGGGCAATATTGAACTGACTCATAGACCGTTACAGCGGGAGACTGGGTCCAGACACTGTGAGGACATAATTAATCTTGCCTCTAGCAGCAGTCCATGTGAGGCCTTCAGCCCCGATAGTTATCACACATCCATTCAGCCGAAGTCCCTAGACAGTGGCTATGACACAGAGAACAATGAATCCCCAGAGTTTATCCTGAAAGACCTTGATGGGAATCCAACCCTTAGCACCAGTGTAGAATCAGATGAGTGTGACATGGTGCTCCAGATGGACCTAGATGAAGATGTCAATGTAATGCTCCTGCATCCACCCAGCAGTCATACACCACTGATCAGCCTTGGTGAGAGGAATCAGTACAGAGACTCTGCTTATTTTTCTGACTATGACGTGGAGAACGACAAGAGCCCCAGTGAAGGGGGTAGCAACTTTTTCAATCGCCAAGATGAGGAAGATATCTTTGAGCTCAAAGCGGAAAATGAGGGCTCAGAAAAGACAGTTAGGAAAGAAGGACATAGCATGGAGTGTGAGCATGGAAATAACATCTCTGTGACAAAGGACAACAATTTTGCCCTTAATGCTCATAAAATGTGTCTTAAAAAGACAAATCCAAATTCATCACCTACACTGGTTCCGATGATTTCCATGCTTTCTCCCTTTCCTCCAGAGATGGGGGGATGCTTGACAAAGGAGGCAACTCCAGATGATGGTATTGGGCTGGAATCTGATCACTCTGGAGAGGAACCAAACACTGAATGCTACTCTTCCACAGTGTCTGAAGGTTCTTCCTCGACACAGGAGGCATCGGGTGTGGAGGAGCCGTCTAACGGAGATTTCAGAGATTTTTCCTCAGCAGAGTCACTAGGTTCAGATTGTATCATAGTAGACTTCAGTGGGGAGATAATCCAAACAGAGGAGCAAGAGGCCTGTAACAAAGGGGACAATCCAGAGCTTCCAAGGGAAGGACACAATGAGGAAAAGGAAGATGAGGATTCAGTGGAAAAATGTGGCATAGGTCAAGCCTTTTCACAATCAAAGCGTGATGATTCCTTGGAGAGCGTTCTACCAGCCTTGCCAGAAGACCTTGATGTCCCAGCTCCACTGGGGAACGGAGAAGATGGAGATGAGGAGGATTCTGAGGATAGTGATGAGTCCGATGAAGAACTTCGTAGCTACAACATACAGGAGCAGAGTGATGAAAGTGATGACGAGTTCCCCGTGGTGCCTGTCATTGTGAGCGACCGTAGCAGTGTGCGGCATCTACGCAGCCTCCTCAAAATGCCCTCCATACTTACGCAGTCCTTCTGCGATGAACTGGAGAGCAAGAAAAAAGCGGTGTCATTCTTTGATGATGTCACTGTGTTTCTGTTCGACCAG GAGAGCCCCACAGGTGAGCTTGGGGACTACAGTTTTCCTGTGGAGGTAGAACCTAACGGCCAGGCTTCAGAAGTGGAGCTTCCACAACCCCAAGATAGGGTCACTGCCCCTGAGGAGTCACCAGGAAGGAATTTCTCAGAAGAAA GTGGTGCGTTTGAGTGGCAAGATGATTTTCCGTTGATGCCAAGTCCTTCATCATCTGAACCTGGCTCTGATGAAATTACAACTCCACCCAACTCTCCCGTCAAGTCTCCAGATGAAAAACCAGCACCGCTTTCCCGATTTAGCGTCTCTCGTTTCTCCATTACGCATGTGTCAGACTCTGATGTGGACTCCATGGGAG GTAACAGTGAGAATGGAGCCCAGGAGTAA